The genomic interval TTTACTCCTTGATGAGCCGACAAACAACCTTGATTTACATTCCATTGCGTGGCTTGAGGAGAATCTAAAGCGACACGAGGGCACACTTGTTGTTATTAGCCACGATAGACATTTTTTAAACAGCGTTTGCACGCATATTTTAGATATGGATTTTGGCTCTGTGCGTGAATTTAGCGGTAATTATGATGATTGGTATATTGCAAGCACCCTTATTGCCAAACAACAAGAAGCTGAACGCAATAAAAAACTCAAAGAAAAAGAGGAATTAGAATCTTTCATTGCACGATTCTCTGCGAATGCAAGTAAGGCAAAACAAGCTACAAGCCGACAAAAACAGCTTGAAAAGCTTAATATTCAAACTCTAGCAGTAAGCTCAAGGCGAGACCCGAGCATTGTTTTTAAACCAAATCGCCCTATTGGCAACGAAGCCCTAGAATGTGAAAATATCTCTAAAAACTATGGGGAGCTTTGCGTATTAAAAAATGTCAGCCTTAAGATTTTGCCCGGTGATAAAATTGCTATTATTGGCGCAAATGGCGTGGGTAAAAGCACATTATGTAAGATTCTCATAGAGGAACTCAAAGCAGATAGTGGCATAATCAAATGGGGTGCAACCACGCAAAGAGGCTATTTCCCACAAAATGTAAGTGAGGAGATAAAAGGAGAGGAAAGCCTTTATGAATGGCTTAGAGGTTTTGATAAGAAAAAAGAAAGCGGCGAGATACGCAATGCACTTGGAAGAATGCTCTTTAGTGGAGAAGAGCAAGAAAAGCCCATAAATGCACTAAGTGGTGGAGAGAAGCATAGAATGGTGCTAAGCAAATTAATGCTTGAAGGAGGAAATTTCTTAGTGCTTGATGAGCCGACAAATCACTTAGATTTAGAATCCATTATTGCGCTTGGCGAGGCACTCTATAAATTTAGCGGGAATGTCATTTGCGTAAGCCACGATAGAGAACTCATTGACGCATATGCAAATAGAATCATAGAACTTGTAACAGATTCTGAAAATAAAGGAGCTAAGATTATTGATTTTCGTGGCAGTTATGAGGAATACATAGAGGGAGAAAAAAAATAATGTTTCCATTGTCTTTTGCTGTTATGAAAACTACATAAAATACTTAAGTGTGCTCTAATAAGGGTGGTGAGCCTATACATAATCAGATTTGTTAGTGATTATGGTAACATAATCGGTATTCTCATTTTTAGCTCACTCCTAGTATTCGTAGTCAAAATTCTACAATTTTACATAGATTGTTGTCTAGTAAGAGTTTAAGAAACTCATCTCGCTCTTTTACTCTAGCTTTAGCAGATTCAACTTGAACATCTATTAATTTTTTTCCTATTTCAGTAGGTTTTTCTAGGTCAGGTTTATCTATGCCTTTGCTACCTCCGAATCCGTCAGGTTTTTTTATTTCTTCAAAAAAAAGCAATATAAGGCTCTACGTAATAATCTCCAATATGAGCGCCGTTGTTATAGGAGCCTCCTGCAGACATATATATTGTTTTCTTGATCGTTTCCTTAAACTGCTCTTCTAATCGCTCACTTCTGCAATGGAGGTTTGCTATATCATATTTTGGAGGTTCAGACTCAAAGTATATGCAATCTCTGTTATAATCTCCTGCTCCATATCTTACACACTTATACTCTTCTCCATAGCCCACACTTAGAAACAATAAGAATACCCATAATGCTACTAAACTTTTCATTGATGCTCCTTGGGCGATTTTATAACAATACCTTTTTGGTATCTTAAGTAAAGATTCGGTCATATCTGTGCTCTCAATAATTATTCCTTACCCACTACCACGCCACAAAGCAACACAAAAGGCATATATTCGTCTCTGGTATAAGTATGATAGGTATCCTCTTCATTTGTGCCAATGCTTGGACTCAAATCAAGCACAGCGCAAAGCACCCCAAATTGCTTTTTGGCACCTAAAAATTCTGTAACTGTTTCTTTAAGTGAATCTAGCACATATTGAGGGGTATCTTTTAACTCTTCATCGCTAGGAAGCGAACTTTTTTTGCAATACACATTTACACTAAAAAGTGCAAGTTTAAAATCGTTCCACCCAGAAAGTCTTTTTTTCTTTTTTAGTTTCTCTATATCTTGAATCTGCTCTAACGCCTCTTTAATACACTCTTTATTACGAGCATCAAATTCCCACCTTGCTCTCTTAGCCACATTGAAATACAAATGCTTAAACTCTATCCATATATCATATTTTTGATTTTTTTCAGAACACCAAAAGTCAATTCTTCGTCTGTTTTTTAGCCTCTCTCCCAAATCCACATCTTTACAATCGGCACCATATTCACTTATTACATAGGGTGTAAGACGAGATAGCGCAATAGCAATAGTAGCCTTATTGCTTTCTTCATTATGCACAAGAGGAAAATGCTTAACATCATCTATATATGTAAGATTTATGTCAAAAACATATTGACAAAATTCATCATAAAATTTTTTCAAGCTCCTTCCACCTCCGCCACCTTTAGTAGATATGCTATCAGACTTATAATGCGTATCTATCAAGTAATATTTTGTAAGGTGCCGCATAATTAAAAAGTTTGCTTATTTCCATATTTTTATCCTTTTAAGTTTTAGAACTTGCCTTTATTTCATTAATACTTAATTAAGGCATCTTCAGGATTCATTGTCATCTCCAAAATTAAACTAATTATAGTTTATAAATACTTAAATTATAATTTTTCTATAATTTATTAATTAAAATATAAAATTTATCATAATAATAGAGAAATACAATGAAAGTTATAGAAAGAATTAACGAAATACTGAAAGAAAAAAATTTAAGCAAAAAGGAAATTGCGAACCGCTTGATTGATTTGGGTTTGCGTGCAAGCAAAACAGGTGAAACACCCACTATTTCAAGCATTTATGCCTATCTCAATGGCAATATAGAATTAAAAGCCGATATGATACCTTTTATCGCTGAAGCATTAGGTATATCCGAGCAGGAGCTATTTAGCGGCACAGATTCTCATAGAATCTTACGCAAAATCTACGCACGCAATCCGCTTTATAGCAAATATAATCATATTGTAGAACTTCTTGAATATATCTCTCCAAAATCCCTTGAAACACTTGAAAAAACACTTCTTAGCTATAAACAAAAGACATTAGAACTCAATCATATTATTGAAAAAATTAAGTAAAACAATATTTAGAGGGGTGTTAAGTTTGAAGAATCTTCATTAGATACACAAAAGATACCAAACAATGTATGAGCCAATTCTTAAAGATTTTATATTGAGCTTAAAAAAATTAGGTGGCGGAGCGGACGGGGCTCGAACCCGCGACCCCCTGCGTGACAGGCAGGTATTCTAACCAGCTGAACTACCGCTCCATACTTAAATCCATAATCTCAAACAATAATGGTGGTCGCTATAAGACTCGAACTTATGACATCCACCTTGTAAGGGTGGCGCTCTACCAACTGAGCTAAGCGACCAAAACCTGAAGCTTAAAAAGAAAGAACAAAAATAAAAGTGGTGACCCCGAGGGGACTCGAACCCCTGTAGCCACCGTGAAAGGGTGGTATCCTAACCGCTAGATGACGGGGCCACTTTTATCTTTGGTGGTGACCCGTGTTGGATTCGAACCAACGGCCCATTCCTTAAAAGGGAATTGCTCTACCAACTGAGCTAACGGGTCATCTGCTTTTCTTTTTCTTAATGCCCTCATATGCTTTGACACGAAGGAGCGACATTATAATGAGTTTGGCATAATTTGTCAAGAGTTCAGCTTACTTATTAACATCTCAAGCGCCTTAGCACAGCTTTGAGATTGCACCAAATGTCTATCGCCTCCAAAATGGCAATACTTTATCTCCGCTTGCTCACCCTTGCATTGCACGCCAATAAATACGCTTCCTACGGGCTTTTCTACACTACCACCGCTTGGACCAGCAATACCACTTGTCGCAAGTGCTACATCTGCTTTACTTTGAGAGAGAATCCCCGCGCACATCTGCCTTACTACAGGCTCACTCACTGCACCATATAGCCTAAGATTCTCTTCACTCACGCCAATCCAAGAAGATTTAATAGCATTTGCATAAGTTATCATCGCACCATCAAGCACTGCTGAAGCTCCATCAAGTGCGGTAAAGTGATAAACCAAAAGCCCGCCAGTGCAACTCTCTGCTATACCTACTTTCAATCCTTTGTTTTGGAGTAAAACAAGCGCACTTTGGGCTAAATCTGCGCATATAACTATGCTACTTTTTGTGCAATTTGACTTCATTTAGTAACTCCTCAAATACAAAATGCCTTAATATTGCCCTATATTCTTAAAAAATATGCTAATATAATAAGAATTTAACACTAACAGGAGGGCACAATGGGAAAGCAAGAAAGACAAATTGTCATTAGACCAGAGAGTGAGGGCAATATTCGGGATATTTATAAATCTAAAAATGGGCGTATGAAAGAGGACTTTTATCTTGAAGAGCTCACAAAGCTTCAAATAGAACTTCTTAAACTACAAAATTGGGTAAAAGATACAAACCAAAAAATTGTTATTATTATGGAGGGACGCGATGCAGCAGGTAAAGGCGGCACGATTAAGGCTCTTACAAGTCATATGAACCCACGAGGTTGCCGCGTAGTTGCCCTGAATAAACCAACAGAGACAGAAAAAACAGAATGGTATTTCAAACGCTATATTAGCACATTGCCAAGTGGTGGAGAAATTGTATTCTACGACAGAAGTTGGTACAATCGTGCAGGAGTAGAGAGAGTAATGGACTTTTGTACACAAGAGCAATATAAGGAATTTATCACACAAGTGTCTAATTTAGAGCAAATGCTTATAGCAAGCGGCACAATGATTTTTAAATATTTCCTTGATGTTGGACGAGATGAGCAAAAACGCCGCATTTTACGCCGCAAAACTGACCCTCTTAGAATGTGGAAACTAAGCCCCATTGATGGTAAATCTCTTGATTTATGGGAACAATACACTGAAGCATTCGAAAAAATGTTTGCTCGCACGCATACACATATCTGCCCTTGGACGATTGTCAATACTAATGATAAAAAACGCGCACGATTGAACATTGCACGTGATATTCTAAGCAAAATTGATTATGAAGGCAAAGACCAGACGGCTGTATGTCTTTTGCCAGATCCAAGCATTGTTTGGGCTTATTCACAACGTCAATCAAACGATATGGACCCCACAAAAGAAGTTCAAAAGCAACTCAAAGAAGCTAAACAAGCGGAAAAAAAGGCTAAAAAAGCTGCAAAGGAGTTAAAAGAAAAAAAGGCTAAACTTGAAAAGGTTGCACAAGAAGAAAATAAGTCTGAAAAAGTTAAGAGCGAATCCAAACCAAGCAAAGCCGCTCCTGCCAAGGCGGTAACTAAGCCTGTTAAAGCTGAAAGCAAAGCTACTTCAACGAACACTACTAAAGGTGCTTGATCTTAAATTGAGCAAATCCCTAGCGTAAAAACCTATTCTAGGCTTTTATCGCTTAAGGATAGGCAAATCTTTTCAAGCTTATATAAGGAATTTCTATGAAAAAAAGATTTTTATTGTTCTTTATAACAAGTTTTTTACAAGCAGCTCACTGGGGCTATGGCATAGATGATGGAGCAGAGAAATGGGCTTCTCTTAGTCCGGACTATGCTCTTTGCAAAACGGGTAAACGCCAATCTCCTATTAATATCACTCGCTCTCATCTTAAGCCTACCGAAAATCAACTCCGCTTTTTATATAAACATCAAGAAAAGGTAAAAAATATTATAAATAACGGACACTCTGTGCAAATTAATTTTCAAAATGGTAGTGCAGTAAGATTGAAAAACACTTATTATTCCCTTGTGCAACTCCATTTTCATAGTCCTTCTGAGACACAGATTGAGGGCAAAAATTTCCCGATGGAAATGCACATCGTGCATCAAGATAAACAGGGCAACACTCTTGTGATTGCAGCACTTTTTGAAGAGGGAAAAGAAAATCCCTCACTTCATAAAATTATTGAATCTATGCCTCAAAAAGTAAATCAAAGCAAGCCCTTTGGCACACTTAACATTAATAATATTTTGCCCAAGCAAAACGGATATTATGCCTTTGATGGGAGCTTAACCACGCCACCTTGTAACGAAAATGTCCAGTGGGTAGTATTTGTTAATCCTATTCAAATCTCCAAAAAACAAATTGAAACTTTTCAAGCAGTCCTTCACCATAATGCAAGAAATGTGCAGCCCCTTGGTGATAGGGTAATTGAAGTTGCTCCACCTCTTCCGATTACGTATTAAGATTCTCTAATGTATTTTAAAATACAATGCATTCTTAAAAAGGAGATATATGCAACTCAAAGGTAAAAATAATTTAAGTCTTGCCACACCTATATATGCAACTGATTTAGATGAAAGTTTTTGTATTATTGATATGCGTTATCCTGAAGATTATGAGATTTGTCATATCCATAATTCACATCAACTCAATAATCCTTATGACATCTATGCACTTGCCAAAAAACACCCCGATAAAAAATGTGTGCTTGTGTGCTACTCTGGGCATATGGCAAGTATTCTAGGCACAGAGCTTGTGCAAGAGGGGCTAGAGAATATATACTTTTATGACGATGAGTTTGCTACACTTGAGAATGCAAATATTCAACTCATCACTAAATAATGCTATAATCATACAATCATACCAAGAGGAAGGAATATTATGAGTTTTCTATCAAGTGTGCTTTATACGTTATCAAATATCAATATGATTTTTTATATCGTAGCATTTTTATTTGGAGGAATCCCTTTTGGATGGCTTTTGGTCAAAGTGCTCTATAAGGTGGACATTCGCGATATTGGCTCAAAAAGCATTGGTGCAACAAATGTCTATCGTGCAGTTAAGGAGATTGATGAATCTAAAGCAAAATATCTCTCTATTTTGACAATTATCCTTGATGCAACAAAGGGTCTAATTGTCGTGCTTGGGGCAAAACTTTTAGGAATGAGTTATGAGACACAATGGAGCATTGCACTTTTGGCAATTTTGGGGCATTGTTACAGCCCTTATTTAGGATTCAAAGGAGGTAAGGGTGTAGCCACAGCAATTGGCTCTGTATTGTTACTTATCCCTGTAGAGGGCATATGTGGCTTAATTATATGGGGCATTGTGGGCAAAGTCTTTAAAATTTCTTCCATTTCTTCACTTATAGGTGTGCTAGGCACGATTGGATTAACTTTTGTATTGCCCTATATCTTGCCATTGCCAGATTGCATATCTATTATTAAACAAATTAATACTCACACGCCCTTAGTGCTTATAGGATTATTTATTTTTTATACACATATACCCAATATCAAACGTCTTTTTAGCGGAGAGGAAAATAAAGTGTTATAATGGAGCAAATTACACTACACATTGAGAATCTCACCTTTGAAGCAATTATTGGAATCTTAGAGTGTGAGCGGCTTAACCCACAAAAAATCCTTGTTGAAGCACATATCACCTATACTTATCAATCGGAGCACTATCTTGATTATGTGCTTATAAGCGAGATTATCCGTCATCATCTCCAAACAAAGACTTATGAGCTTTTAGAATCTGCGCTTATTGACATTATTGATGATCTCAAAGCACAATTTAATACGATAACTTGTATCACTTTATGCATCAAAAAGCCCGATATTCTTGCTCCACTTGTCGTTGGTGCAAGTGTTACTAAGACATTTTAATGCCCTATTCTTGCTTTTTTTGTAAAAGTTTATTCAAGCGATGTTGATTTGCCTCGCTCACTTTTGCTCCTAGCTCAATAAGTTTTTGAGCGGCTTGGATTTGAGGCTTACGCTGAAAGTTTTTACCACTTAGTGCAGCATCAAGCGGTGTTTCCCCAGCTTTTAAAGCGTCAATGGGCATATCTTTTTGTGTAATGAGGTATTCTAAAAGCTCCAAATTTCCATCACGTGTAACAAAATGCAATATATTACCACCACCAAAGTCATTAAGAAACTCCTCATCAAAATACAACATAAGCTCTAAAATATTGGCATCTCCAAAAGTAACTATACCATTAGTTTGTGGATATTTAGGATTATTATAAGTTGCACCTTGGGCAAGTAGCTCCCAAAACATATCATAGCGATGATACATTGCGCTTAAATCAAGTGCGCTTACACCATTAACATCATAGATTCTATTTCCCAGCTTAAATGCTCCCGAAAAAGCATAATCATCAGACATCATTCTATCAATATTAAAGCGCGGAGATATTTTTTGTGAGAGAATATCTATATGTCCAGAATCTGCAAGAATAGCTCTAAACACTTTAGGAGAATTAAATACAATGGATACCATAAGAGGCGTAATTTCAAGTCGAGGAGAATAAGTTGTATAAAATAAAAAATACCTGCTCCACTCATTGGCATCAAGCATTTTTTTATAAGTGCTCACATCATCATTAATAATTGCTTTAAGAAATTTTTGTTCTTTTATACATTGTGAAATTGCATCTTTATTTTTATAATAGGAATTTGGCGTAATACCTTTAAGAATATCTACTTTTTGACAATTTACTTGAAGTAAAGATTTGAGACTTTCTTCAAGGCTCGGTGGATTATCTATGTTCCACTGCTTAGAAAACCACCCTCCAAAAACAAAATTACAAATACAGACGCTCATAAGAATATATCTTTTAAGCATAATATTTAACTCCATAACTTATCTTTTATCATATAATCTATAAGGCTTTAAAACTACAAAAGAGTATTATCTAACTTTTATATGAATGTGTCAAATATTATTTTGATACCCTATAAATGTGTAAATTCTCCGCATACTTTCTTCTATACCAAGCACAGCAAGAGCTTCGCATACACCAATACCACCGCTTTTACCTAGCAAAGCGCAACGCAATGTCGGCATAAGTTTGCCTATTTTTATCTGATGCTCCAAAGCAAACTGATGCAAATAAGATTCAATAATATTTGGATTATCCTCCCACGAAGCCATATTGAGATTTTTACATAACTCATTAAGCCATTGTGTCGCATTTGCATCAAGTTTTATGCGCATTTTTTCATCATAGCTACAAGGTGCATTCATTACTTCATTAAAGCCTTGTGCAAAACTCACTAATGTATTACTTCTATCCTTAAGTGCAGGATAGAGAATCTCACGCTTAGATTCTGATAACTTTGTTACCCCAAAATGTCCTAAAAGCTGCTCAAGGAGAGTATTGTCCATATATTTAATATAATGTTGATTAAGCCAAAGTAATTTATCTTCATTATACGCGCTAGGCGAGCTATTAAGTTCATTTGGATTGAAAAGCTCAAGCATCTCTTCAAGTGAAAAAATTTCTTTATCACCATAACTCCAACCAAGCCGAACAAGAAAGTTTAAAATTGCCTCTGGCAAATAACCCATTTTAGCGTAATCCATTACACCCATTGCTCCATCTCGTTTGCTTAGCTTCTTTCCTTGAGAATTAAGAATCATTGGCACGTGAAAAAATCTAGGTAGAGCAAACCCAAGCGCATTATAAATAATAATTTGCTTTGGTGTATTGCTCAAATGATCATCACCACGTATCACATCTGTAATGCCCATAAGAGCATCATCTACTGCCACAACAAAATTATAAGTAGGTGTGCCATCACTGCGCGCAATAATAAA from Helicobacter hepaticus ATCC 51449 carries:
- a CDS encoding rhodanese-like domain-containing protein, which codes for MQLKGKNNLSLATPIYATDLDESFCIIDMRYPEDYEICHIHNSHQLNNPYDIYALAKKHPDKKCVLVCYSGHMASILGTELVQEGLENIYFYDDEFATLENANIQLITK
- the gltX gene encoding glutamate--tRNA ligase, which codes for MDKIVTRFAPSPTGYLHIGGLRTALFNYLYARANGGKFLLRIEDTDLARNSMEATKAIIESFEWAGLDYDGEVVYQSQRFDLYKTYIQQLLESKKAYYCYMSKEELDALRKEQEKNKQTPRYDNRYRDFTGIPPQGIQPVVRIKAPLEGNIEFEDGIKGQISINAKEIDDFIIARSDGTPTYNFVVAVDDALMGITDVIRGDDHLSNTPKQIIIYNALGFALPRFFHVPMILNSQGKKLSKRDGAMGVMDYAKMGYLPEAILNFLVRLGWSYGDKEIFSLEEMLELFNPNELNSSPSAYNEDKLLWLNQHYIKYMDNTLLEQLLGHFGVTKLSESKREILYPALKDRSNTLVSFAQGFNEVMNAPCSYDEKMRIKLDANATQWLNELCKNLNMASWEDNPNIIESYLHQFALEHQIKIGKLMPTLRCALLGKSGGIGVCEALAVLGIEESMRRIYTFIGYQNNI
- a CDS encoding dihydroneopterin aldolase, with the translated sequence MEQITLHIENLTFEAIIGILECERLNPQKILVEAHITYTYQSEHYLDYVLISEIIRHHLQTKTYELLESALIDIIDDLKAQFNTITCITLCIKKPDILAPLVVGASVTKTF
- a CDS encoding CinA family protein, whose product is MKSNCTKSSIVICADLAQSALVLLQNKGLKVGIAESCTGGLLVYHFTALDGASAVLDGAMITYANAIKSSWIGVSEENLRLYGAVSEPVVRQMCAGILSQSKADVALATSGIAGPSGGSVEKPVGSVFIGVQCKGEQAEIKYCHFGGDRHLVQSQSCAKALEMLISKLNS
- the ppk2 gene encoding polyphosphate kinase 2, yielding MGKQERQIVIRPESEGNIRDIYKSKNGRMKEDFYLEELTKLQIELLKLQNWVKDTNQKIVIIMEGRDAAGKGGTIKALTSHMNPRGCRVVALNKPTETEKTEWYFKRYISTLPSGGEIVFYDRSWYNRAGVERVMDFCTQEQYKEFITQVSNLEQMLIASGTMIFKYFLDVGRDEQKRRILRRKTDPLRMWKLSPIDGKSLDLWEQYTEAFEKMFARTHTHICPWTIVNTNDKKRARLNIARDILSKIDYEGKDQTAVCLLPDPSIVWAYSQRQSNDMDPTKEVQKQLKEAKQAEKKAKKAAKELKEKKAKLEKVAQEENKSEKVKSESKPSKAAPAKAVTKPVKAESKATSTNTTKGA
- a CDS encoding helix-turn-helix domain-containing protein, producing the protein MKVIERINEILKEKNLSKKEIANRLIDLGLRASKTGETPTISSIYAYLNGNIELKADMIPFIAEALGISEQELFSGTDSHRILRKIYARNPLYSKYNHIVELLEYISPKSLETLEKTLLSYKQKTLELNHIIEKIK
- a CDS encoding ankyrin repeat domain-containing protein produces the protein MELNIMLKRYILMSVCICNFVFGGWFSKQWNIDNPPSLEESLKSLLQVNCQKVDILKGITPNSYYKNKDAISQCIKEQKFLKAIINDDVSTYKKMLDANEWSRYFLFYTTYSPRLEITPLMVSIVFNSPKVFRAILADSGHIDILSQKISPRFNIDRMMSDDYAFSGAFKLGNRIYDVNGVSALDLSAMYHRYDMFWELLAQGATYNNPKYPQTNGIVTFGDANILELMLYFDEEFLNDFGGGNILHFVTRDGNLELLEYLITQKDMPIDALKAGETPLDAALSGKNFQRKPQIQAAQKLIELGAKVSEANQHRLNKLLQKKQE
- a CDS encoding ABC-F family ATP-binding cassette domain-containing protein, with translation MLQTINLSMRYATKKLFENVNIKLDAHKRYGLIGANGAGKSTLLKILSGIYEASSGEVVIEKGLKMGVLGQDQYAFEELSLKDAVLIGNQRLYEAIKRKEYLYENGDLSDEKVNEELGELEMICAEEDPMYECDVIIEKILEDLGFESAMHNELMKTLTGGDKFKILLAQVLFPKPDILLLDEPTNNLDLHSIAWLEENLKRHEGTLVVISHDRHFLNSVCTHILDMDFGSVREFSGNYDDWYIASTLIAKQQEAERNKKLKEKEELESFIARFSANASKAKQATSRQKQLEKLNIQTLAVSSRRDPSIVFKPNRPIGNEALECENISKNYGELCVLKNVSLKILPGDKIAIIGANGVGKSTLCKILIEELKADSGIIKWGATTQRGYFPQNVSEEIKGEESLYEWLRGFDKKKESGEIRNALGRMLFSGEEQEKPINALSGGEKHRMVLSKLMLEGGNFLVLDEPTNHLDLESIIALGEALYKFSGNVICVSHDRELIDAYANRIIELVTDSENKGAKIIDFRGSYEEYIEGEKK
- the plsY gene encoding glycerol-3-phosphate 1-O-acyltransferase PlsY, encoding MSFLSSVLYTLSNINMIFYIVAFLFGGIPFGWLLVKVLYKVDIRDIGSKSIGATNVYRAVKEIDESKAKYLSILTIILDATKGLIVVLGAKLLGMSYETQWSIALLAILGHCYSPYLGFKGGKGVATAIGSVLLLIPVEGICGLIIWGIVGKVFKISSISSLIGVLGTIGLTFVLPYILPLPDCISIIKQINTHTPLVLIGLFIFYTHIPNIKRLFSGEENKVL
- a CDS encoding carbonic anhydrase; its protein translation is MKKRFLLFFITSFLQAAHWGYGIDDGAEKWASLSPDYALCKTGKRQSPINITRSHLKPTENQLRFLYKHQEKVKNIINNGHSVQINFQNGSAVRLKNTYYSLVQLHFHSPSETQIEGKNFPMEMHIVHQDKQGNTLVIAALFEEGKENPSLHKIIESMPQKVNQSKPFGTLNINNILPKQNGYYAFDGSLTTPPCNENVQWVVFVNPIQISKKQIETFQAVLHHNARNVQPLGDRVIEVAPPLPITY